In one window of Nicotiana tabacum cultivar K326 chromosome 12, ASM71507v2, whole genome shotgun sequence DNA:
- the LOC142167152 gene encoding uncharacterized protein LOC142167152: protein MDAYYEPLTTYFPNEEVLFAGEDIAESYPGWRMFFDERANFKGVGIGAVLISKSGQHYLVSAKIRFPCTNNMAEYEACILGVRMAVDINIKGFFIIGDSDLLINQVQGEWSTKNVKILAYLHCVKEQSSLTPLRT from the coding sequence ATGGATGCATATTATGAACCGCTTACcacgtattttcctaatgaagaagtaCTATTTGCCGGGGAGGATATTGCAGAATCATACCCtggatggagaatgtttttcgatgaaAGAGCAAACTTTAAAGGAGTCGGAATTGGGGCGGTCCTGATTTCGAAATCTGGACAACACTATCTAGTATCGGCAAAGATAAGATTcccttgtaccaataatatggctgaatatgaggcatgcatccTTGGAGTCAGAATGGCAGTCGACATAAACATCAAAGGATTTTTTATCATAGGAGATTCTGATTTGCTAATAAACCAAGTCCAAGGAGAATGGTCCACCAAGAATGTCAAGATACTAGCATACCTGCACTGCGTGAAGGAGCAGAGTTCGTTGACACCCTTGCGAACTtag